A stretch of the Bacillus sp. BGMRC 2118 genome encodes the following:
- a CDS encoding manganese efflux pump, which produces MDTTVIVGEVITLFIMAFALGMDAFSIGLGMGLIRLRLRQILYIGVTIGIFHMWMPLAGIIIGRFLSDQFGTIATIIGGVLLLLLGVQMFISSFKKDEEPMLTPVGFGLFVFALSVSLDSFSVGLSLGIYKVHPIIAISIFGLVSMLLTWAGLLLGRRVQEWLGKYSEALGGCILFAFGIKLLLPF; this is translated from the coding sequence ATGGATACAACAGTGATAGTAGGAGAAGTCATAACCTTATTCATCATGGCGTTTGCATTAGGGATGGATGCATTTTCAATAGGGCTTGGAATGGGGTTAATTAGACTTCGATTAAGACAAATCCTATACATAGGTGTTACAATTGGCATTTTTCATATGTGGATGCCACTTGCGGGAATCATCATAGGTCGTTTTTTATCTGACCAGTTTGGTACGATTGCAACGATAATAGGCGGTGTCTTATTGTTGCTGCTTGGTGTTCAAATGTTTATTTCATCCTTTAAAAAGGACGAAGAACCAATGCTTACACCTGTTGGTTTCGGATTATTTGTTTTTGCATTAAGTGTGAGCTTGGATAGTTTTTCTGTCGGTTTAAGTTTAGGCATTTACAAGGTACATCCTATTATCGCTATTTCTATCTTCGGATTAGTGAGTATGCTGCTAACGTGGGCTGGTTTATTACTGGGAAGACGAGTGCAAGAATGGCTAGGGAAATATAGCGAAGCATTAGGTGGATGTATTCTCTTTGCATTTGGTATTAAACTTTTACTGCCTTTTTAA